In Edaphobacter dinghuensis, a genomic segment contains:
- a CDS encoding RsmB/NOP family class I SAM-dependent RNA methyltransferase produces MKNKPLQPKTPPAKRPAVMKRPASAGSTASAEASIAKVTPARRAAFEILTLVGEGKGHSDELLHSPRIEALSAEDRNLTTTLVMGVLRWQIALDARIRTLLQRPEQRLAEPVSLALRLGAFQLLHLDRIPAHAALSESVELCRAAGQPHATGMVNAVLRKLAAAQKPGQRVFESVAAFSERLGHPQWLVERWVAAYGREAALKICEADQKEPAEGALFTENGGDLPQMDDGSRLVAELAATAVPDAKTVWDCCAAPGGKTLILAHRLVSAEITASDVSAKRLAQTEARFRRYAYAERIRCVVADATATSGSQSFDLILCDVPCSGTGTLAANPEIRHRLKAEEFPRQASRQKAILKAALKRLAPGGKLVYSTCSLEPEECERVVAGVIAGTNIVPSPVEALLQELSGAGMLRQDANLSSAVRNGALRTLPGVHSCDGFYAAVLEAAK; encoded by the coding sequence ATGAAGAACAAGCCGCTCCAACCAAAGACTCCACCGGCAAAGCGTCCTGCCGTGATGAAACGTCCAGCCTCAGCCGGATCAACTGCCTCCGCCGAAGCGTCAATTGCCAAAGTGACTCCGGCTCGACGCGCAGCATTTGAGATTCTGACACTTGTCGGCGAGGGCAAAGGCCACAGCGACGAGCTTCTGCACTCGCCTCGCATCGAAGCGCTTTCTGCCGAAGATCGTAACCTCACCACGACACTTGTCATGGGAGTTCTGCGCTGGCAGATCGCTCTGGATGCCCGTATCCGCACTTTGCTACAAAGGCCAGAGCAGCGGCTCGCCGAGCCGGTCTCGCTCGCTCTGCGGCTGGGCGCATTCCAGCTTCTGCATCTCGACCGCATACCCGCTCACGCTGCTCTCAGCGAGAGCGTTGAGCTGTGCCGCGCTGCTGGACAGCCTCACGCCACAGGGATGGTCAATGCGGTTCTGCGCAAGCTGGCAGCAGCGCAGAAGCCCGGTCAGCGAGTCTTTGAATCAGTCGCCGCATTCTCCGAGCGTCTCGGCCATCCGCAGTGGCTGGTTGAGCGATGGGTCGCCGCCTACGGTCGCGAGGCCGCGCTGAAGATCTGCGAGGCCGACCAGAAGGAACCGGCGGAAGGCGCACTCTTCACCGAAAACGGCGGCGACCTACCGCAGATGGACGATGGCTCCCGCCTTGTGGCCGAACTTGCTGCCACCGCGGTACCGGATGCGAAGACGGTGTGGGATTGCTGCGCCGCTCCCGGCGGCAAAACCCTCATCCTTGCCCATCGGCTTGTCTCGGCAGAGATTACTGCCAGCGATGTCAGCGCTAAACGGCTGGCACAGACCGAGGCTCGCTTTCGCCGCTATGCCTATGCCGAACGTATCCGCTGTGTTGTCGCCGATGCTACTGCAACCTCCGGCAGCCAGAGCTTCGATCTCATTCTCTGCGACGTTCCTTGTAGTGGCACTGGCACATTAGCTGCAAATCCAGAGATTCGTCATCGACTCAAGGCTGAAGAGTTTCCCCGTCAGGCATCTCGGCAGAAGGCCATCCTGAAAGCTGCCCTCAAACGACTGGCTCCCGGCGGCAAGCTGGTCTACTCCACCTGCTCGTTGGAGCCGGAGGAGTGCGAACGAGTCGTGGCCGGAGTCATCGCCGGAACAAACATCGTTCCATCGCCGGTCGAAGCTCTCTTGCAGGAACTGTCGGGGGCTGGAATGCTCCGGCAGGATGCCAACCTTAGCTCTGCCGTGCGCAATGGAGCGTTGCGGACGCTTCCCGGCGTCCATTCGTGCGACGGCTTCTATGCCGCTGTGCTCGAAGCTGCGAAGTAG
- a CDS encoding 3'-5' exoribonuclease YhaM family protein, whose product MKDFFIADAAKFDNDTVTSYFALSSLSVREKKQGGQYLALTLTDKTGTMEARMWDEIADVLANCSEGCYVKVQGQISKYQGKFQITLQKMRNAAESEIDPADYLPATLFDVEEMWAELRGYVSQFTNHDLKRLVFAFLDDGAIASAYRTAPAAKRLHHAWLGGLLEHVVTLVRVCLATAPFYPEVNPDLLVTGAILHDIGKTRELHWKNSFGYTLEGQLIGHINIAQGMLLEKVKELSPFPEKLRVLVEHMILSHHGKYEFGSPKLPMTAEALLLNVLDDLEAKMQVLRNEFAAAEASGKSPGEMTEWVRSMDRPLLDSRSYLKDE is encoded by the coding sequence ATGAAAGATTTCTTTATTGCTGACGCCGCGAAGTTCGATAACGACACCGTAACTTCTTACTTCGCGCTGTCATCCCTGTCCGTGCGTGAGAAGAAGCAGGGCGGCCAGTATCTCGCTCTTACGCTCACTGATAAGACCGGAACCATGGAAGCCCGTATGTGGGACGAGATCGCCGACGTGCTGGCAAACTGCTCGGAGGGCTGCTACGTCAAGGTGCAGGGGCAGATCAGCAAGTATCAGGGCAAGTTTCAGATCACGCTGCAAAAGATGCGCAACGCCGCCGAGAGCGAGATTGATCCTGCCGACTACCTTCCTGCAACTCTATTTGATGTGGAGGAAATGTGGGCTGAACTGCGCGGGTATGTCTCGCAGTTCACCAACCACGATTTGAAACGGCTGGTCTTTGCCTTTCTTGATGATGGGGCTATTGCGTCGGCCTACCGCACCGCACCGGCGGCAAAGCGCCTGCACCATGCCTGGCTCGGTGGCCTGCTGGAGCATGTCGTCACGCTGGTGCGCGTCTGTCTCGCGACCGCCCCGTTCTACCCCGAGGTAAACCCTGACCTGCTCGTTACCGGGGCAATCCTGCACGACATCGGCAAGACGCGCGAGTTGCACTGGAAGAACAGCTTCGGCTATACACTGGAAGGTCAGCTGATCGGACACATCAACATCGCCCAGGGCATGCTGCTTGAAAAGGTAAAGGAGCTTTCCCCGTTCCCTGAGAAGCTGCGCGTTCTGGTCGAGCACATGATCCTGAGCCACCACGGCAAGTACGAGTTCGGTTCGCCCAAGCTGCCGATGACCGCCGAAGCCCTTTTGCTCAACGTGCTCGATGACCTCGAAGCAAAGATGCAGGTGCTGCGCAACGAATTTGCTGCCGCCGAGGCCAGCGGAAAGTCCCCGGGAGAGATGACCGAGTGGGTTCGCAGTATGGATCGCCCGTTGCTCGACTCCCGCAGCTACCTGAAGGACGAATAG
- the fmt gene encoding methionyl-tRNA formyltransferase gives MKLVFCGTPQFAVPTLEAVIAAGHEVVLVVTQPDRAAGRGMETQAPPVKRVALEHGIPVLQPEKIKNNFELRAMLEDILPEAILVVAYGRIIPQWMLDLAPYGCINLHGSLLPKYRGAAPIQWAIANGENVTGVTTMRLDSGLDTGDMLLAKIVPIGQEETAVDVYECLAAVGADLMVETLCGLADKSLFRQQQDHALATLAPILTRDDGRIDFTRMAHNIYDRWRGFQPWPGAHTTLRGKKLIVHKMRASSHVAEGEPGTIVIQGDAMMAHCANGTAIYLDELQMEGKRRMSAAEFLNGYQVKSGERLGI, from the coding sequence TTGAAATTAGTCTTTTGCGGCACTCCGCAATTCGCCGTCCCTACCCTTGAAGCCGTTATCGCCGCCGGTCATGAGGTTGTGCTTGTAGTGACGCAACCTGACCGCGCTGCGGGCCGGGGCATGGAGACGCAAGCGCCCCCGGTAAAGCGTGTGGCGCTCGAGCACGGAATCCCTGTACTCCAACCGGAGAAGATCAAGAACAACTTTGAGCTGCGTGCCATGCTCGAAGATATTCTCCCCGAGGCGATCCTCGTCGTCGCCTATGGTCGCATCATTCCGCAGTGGATGCTCGACCTCGCGCCCTACGGCTGCATCAATCTGCATGGCTCGCTGCTGCCGAAGTATCGCGGGGCCGCGCCGATCCAATGGGCCATCGCCAATGGGGAGAACGTCACCGGCGTTACGACGATGCGGCTCGACTCGGGACTCGACACCGGCGATATGCTGTTGGCAAAGATCGTTCCTATTGGTCAGGAAGAGACCGCAGTCGATGTGTATGAATGCCTGGCGGCGGTGGGAGCCGATTTGATGGTGGAGACGCTCTGCGGACTGGCCGACAAGTCGCTCTTCCGCCAGCAGCAGGACCATGCCCTGGCGACGCTTGCTCCCATCCTTACTCGTGACGATGGCCGCATCGACTTCACGCGCATGGCGCACAATATCTACGACCGCTGGCGCGGCTTCCAGCCGTGGCCGGGAGCACACACTACCTTGCGCGGCAAAAAATTGATCGTCCACAAGATGCGCGCATCGTCGCACGTTGCAGAAGGCGAACCGGGAACTATTGTCATTCAAGGCGATGCGATGATGGCCCACTGCGCCAACGGCACGGCCATCTATCTCGACGAGCTACAGATGGAAGGCAAGCGCCGCATGAGCGCTGCTGAATTTTTGAATGGATATCAGGTCAAGAGTGGCGAACGGCTGGGTATATGA
- a CDS encoding PASTA domain-containing protein, with the protein MKISTINRFFNILLGGMAMIAVALISAFITMRLAIHGREVEVPNLAGLTIAEASQTASSQGLNLNVENRFYSNDVAPGHILAQSPTSGVTVRREWTVRVTESLGPQRVSVPDLIGQTERPASILMRRLTLDMGTVAQLPTDAETGIVLAQTPTPNASGIDRPQVSLLLSAPADPDATAYVMPSLTGLTLAGAAARAAAAGVHIASVEDVNLPAPTAPAGSAVPPASATPIAPKAPGTPIAPTSAAVQPGTVVDQSPLAGYRVVKGDAVHITLTH; encoded by the coding sequence ATGAAGATCTCTACCATCAACCGCTTTTTCAACATCCTTCTCGGCGGGATGGCGATGATTGCAGTTGCGCTCATCTCTGCGTTCATCACCATGCGCCTTGCCATTCACGGCCGCGAGGTCGAGGTCCCGAATCTCGCCGGGCTCACCATCGCCGAAGCCAGCCAGACGGCGAGCTCGCAGGGACTCAACCTCAACGTCGAGAACCGCTTCTACTCGAACGACGTTGCTCCCGGTCATATCCTGGCGCAATCACCGACCTCCGGCGTCACCGTTAGGCGCGAATGGACGGTGCGCGTCACCGAAAGCCTCGGGCCGCAGAGAGTATCTGTCCCTGATCTGATCGGCCAGACAGAGCGCCCTGCCTCAATCCTGATGCGTCGTCTCACGCTAGACATGGGAACAGTCGCCCAGCTTCCGACTGATGCCGAAACCGGAATTGTGCTCGCGCAGACACCTACACCGAATGCTTCGGGAATTGATCGGCCGCAGGTAAGCCTGCTGCTAAGCGCACCTGCCGATCCTGATGCTACGGCCTATGTGATGCCTTCGCTCACCGGACTGACGCTGGCCGGAGCCGCAGCTCGCGCGGCTGCGGCAGGCGTACACATTGCCAGCGTGGAGGATGTCAATCTGCCTGCGCCCACTGCTCCGGCAGGTTCAGCCGTTCCACCGGCTTCGGCAACGCCTATCGCTCCAAAGGCCCCAGGAACGCCCATCGCACCTACCTCAGCAGCAGTGCAGCCAGGCACGGTGGTAGATCAGAGTCCGTTAGCTGGATATCGCGTGGTGAAAGGCGACGCCGTCCACATCACGCTGACTCACTAG
- the aroC gene encoding chorismate synthase, with product MLRFSTAGESHGESLVAMVSGMPAGVPVDLEFVNRELWRRQKGYGRGGRMRIERDTAHVLSGVRHGKTIGSPIAMTLANNDWKNWTEILPVEEGDPEKHKAVASPRPGHADLAGALKYDFKDARYVLERASARESAARVASGAFAKLLLKELGVGVASHVIRVGKAELSRPATWDEIVALQAKDEVLLNCVDPESEAAMKAEVDAVLRTGDTIGGVFEVVVHGLPPGVGTHTNWDERMDGLLAQAVMSLQAVKAVEIGRGVTAAESLGSTVHDSIGYEGEGGFTKFSREQNNAGGIEGGISNGEDIVVRGYLKPISTLRRPLGSVSFETREPVKAAYERSDVCVVPAAGVAAEAMVALAVARLVIEKFGGDSLRELQRNFNGYCEQIRAY from the coding sequence ATGCTTCGATTTTCGACAGCGGGAGAGAGCCACGGCGAGAGCCTCGTGGCCATGGTAAGTGGAATGCCGGCCGGTGTTCCCGTCGATCTTGAGTTTGTGAACCGCGAGCTGTGGCGCCGCCAGAAAGGCTATGGCCGGGGTGGCCGTATGCGCATTGAGCGCGACACGGCGCACGTCCTCAGCGGCGTTCGCCACGGCAAGACCATCGGCTCGCCCATCGCTATGACGCTCGCCAACAACGACTGGAAGAACTGGACCGAGATCCTGCCTGTCGAAGAAGGCGATCCTGAGAAGCACAAAGCTGTCGCCTCCCCGCGCCCCGGTCACGCCGACCTTGCGGGAGCACTAAAGTACGACTTTAAGGACGCCCGCTATGTTCTTGAACGTGCAAGCGCTCGCGAGAGTGCAGCTCGCGTAGCCTCAGGTGCCTTTGCCAAGCTTCTGCTCAAAGAATTAGGTGTAGGCGTGGCCAGCCATGTTATTCGCGTAGGCAAGGCCGAACTCTCTCGTCCGGCCACGTGGGATGAGATCGTAGCCCTGCAGGCTAAGGACGAGGTCCTTCTGAACTGCGTCGATCCTGAGAGCGAAGCTGCCATGAAGGCCGAGGTCGATGCCGTTCTCCGTACTGGCGACACCATCGGAGGCGTCTTCGAAGTAGTCGTCCACGGTTTGCCTCCGGGCGTTGGCACCCACACCAACTGGGATGAGCGCATGGATGGCCTCCTCGCCCAGGCGGTGATGAGCCTGCAAGCGGTCAAGGCCGTCGAGATAGGGCGCGGCGTCACTGCTGCCGAGTCGCTCGGCTCAACCGTTCACGACTCGATCGGCTACGAAGGCGAGGGCGGCTTCACCAAATTCTCGCGCGAGCAGAACAACGCCGGCGGCATCGAAGGCGGCATCTCCAACGGCGAAGACATCGTGGTGCGCGGCTATCTCAAGCCCATCTCGACCCTGCGCCGTCCACTCGGTTCGGTCAGCTTCGAGACCCGCGAGCCGGTCAAGGCCGCCTATGAGCGCAGCGACGTCTGTGTCGTCCCCGCGGCGGGAGTAGCCGCAGAGGCGATGGTCGCGTTGGCCGTCGCGCGTCTTGTGATAGAAAAGTTTGGTGGCGATTCGCTGCGCGAGTTACAGCGCAACTTCAACGGCTATTGTGAGCAGATTCGAGCATATTAA
- a CDS encoding class I SAM-dependent methyltransferase produces MTLGIGKSIIREQVMPTVTKADALSRKLYAGLTHELEAYHGPSFELRLWDDTGANYGAGNPRFTITVKSLDVLKSLLWDPNEISLGDAFVKGDLEVEGDIFAMFEFADFVFSRAHGVESPSYARRLVLSAGRAYHHLEYAVGDLFTHSLRRDREAISFHYDKPPEFFAPWLGPTMVYSCAYFCRNSETLEDAQRNKLDLICKKLRLRAGDRMLDIGCGWGSLILHAVKHYGVHATGITLSEQQFAFAQRRIAQEGLAADCEVRLCDYRQMDSAAPSFDKISSVGMFEHVGWQNLGTYFNTVKKLLRPGGTFLNHGIVSSLDEYKKHGPSFIRKYVFPDTALATLPIVTTQAEHAGFELRDVECLREHYERTLHGWVDRLERCKRELLNYVDPETYRIWRLYMAGSAEAFRKAKISVYQILLASPGNDDHLQPTTRADWLLQSTGGQLADAN; encoded by the coding sequence ATGACACTGGGAATTGGAAAGTCGATCATTCGGGAGCAAGTCATGCCGACGGTCACCAAAGCTGATGCCCTTTCTCGCAAACTCTACGCCGGTCTAACCCACGAACTCGAGGCCTACCATGGCCCCTCTTTCGAGCTGCGGCTGTGGGATGATACCGGCGCGAACTATGGTGCGGGCAATCCCCGCTTTACCATTACCGTCAAATCGCTCGATGTCTTGAAATCCCTCCTATGGGATCCCAACGAGATCTCCCTCGGTGACGCCTTCGTCAAGGGCGATCTCGAAGTGGAAGGCGATATCTTCGCCATGTTCGAGTTTGCCGACTTTGTCTTCAGCCGCGCGCACGGCGTCGAGAGTCCTTCCTACGCTCGCCGCCTTGTTCTCTCCGCAGGCAGGGCCTACCATCACCTCGAATACGCAGTCGGCGACCTCTTCACTCACAGTCTTCGCCGCGACCGGGAGGCCATCTCCTTCCATTACGATAAGCCGCCTGAGTTCTTCGCGCCCTGGCTCGGGCCCACGATGGTCTACTCCTGCGCCTACTTCTGCCGAAACTCGGAGACACTCGAAGACGCGCAACGGAACAAGCTCGATCTGATCTGCAAAAAGCTTCGCCTCCGGGCGGGTGATCGGATGCTCGACATCGGCTGTGGTTGGGGCAGCCTCATCCTCCACGCGGTAAAACACTACGGTGTCCATGCCACCGGCATTACCCTCAGCGAGCAGCAATTTGCCTTCGCCCAACGCCGCATCGCGCAGGAAGGTCTCGCCGCAGATTGCGAGGTTCGTCTCTGCGATTACCGCCAGATGGATAGTGCCGCTCCCTCCTTCGACAAGATCTCGAGTGTAGGCATGTTCGAACACGTCGGTTGGCAGAACCTTGGCACTTACTTCAATACTGTCAAGAAGCTGCTGAGGCCCGGCGGCACCTTTCTAAACCACGGCATCGTCTCTTCGCTCGACGAATATAAGAAACACGGGCCATCGTTCATTCGTAAATACGTCTTTCCCGACACGGCCCTTGCCACGCTCCCCATTGTCACCACTCAGGCCGAGCACGCAGGCTTCGAGCTGCGCGACGTCGAGTGTCTCCGCGAGCACTACGAGCGTACGTTGCACGGATGGGTCGACCGTCTCGAGCGCTGCAAACGCGAGTTGCTCAATTATGTCGATCCTGAAACTTATCGCATCTGGCGGCTCTATATGGCCGGTTCTGCCGAGGCCTTTCGCAAGGCCAAGATCAGCGTCTACCAGATTCTGCTCGCGAGCCCCGGCAACGACGATCACCTTCAACCCACTACTCGGGCTGACTGGCTCCTGCAATCGACCGGAGGACAACTGGCCGACGCAAACTAA
- the def gene encoding peptide deformylase yields MTQSTGKIHEIVKWPDPVLAKRGEDVTVFDAKLKKLVEEMFESMYAAQGIGLAAPQIGLSQRITVIDCSFKKNPDEKVVLINPEIVDRKGKQVEEEGCLSLPEIRDKVSRAAWVRVRAQDINGDQIEMEGEELLARAMQHEIDHLDGILFIDRLSRLKRDLVIRKIKKLQKNGEW; encoded by the coding sequence ATGACCCAATCAACAGGCAAAATCCATGAAATCGTGAAGTGGCCCGATCCGGTGCTGGCAAAGCGTGGCGAAGACGTCACCGTGTTCGACGCAAAGCTCAAAAAGCTGGTCGAAGAGATGTTCGAGTCGATGTATGCCGCACAGGGCATCGGCCTGGCCGCACCGCAGATCGGCCTCTCGCAGCGCATCACGGTTATCGACTGCAGCTTCAAGAAGAACCCCGACGAAAAAGTCGTCCTTATCAACCCCGAGATCGTCGACCGCAAGGGCAAGCAGGTCGAAGAAGAGGGCTGTCTGAGCCTGCCTGAGATTCGCGACAAGGTCTCTCGTGCAGCCTGGGTCAGGGTTCGCGCACAGGATATAAACGGAGACCAGATTGAAATGGAAGGCGAAGAGTTACTTGCCCGTGCCATGCAGCATGAGATCGACCATCTGGACGGCATCTTATTCATTGATCGGTTAAGTCGCCTCAAACGCGACCTTGTCATCCGCAAGATCAAGAAGCTGCAAAAGAACGGCGAGTGGTAG